A genomic stretch from Coffea arabica cultivar ET-39 chromosome 10c, Coffea Arabica ET-39 HiFi, whole genome shotgun sequence includes:
- the LOC113722576 gene encoding uncharacterized protein: MNGAVETANKNLKKIIRKMIERHRDRHEKLPYALMAYRTAIQTSTGATPYNLMYGMEAILPAEVEIPSLRILIETKLEEAEWIQQRHEQLSLIDEKRLNSICHGQCYQKRVARAYNKKVRPRIFTEGDKVLKHILPVQEEAKCENP; the protein is encoded by the coding sequence ATGAATGGAGCAGTAGAAACTGCAAATAAGAACTTAAAGAAAATAATCCGTAAGATGATTGAGAGACACCGTGATCGGCACGAGAAGCTCCCTTATGCATTAATGGCATATAGAACTGCTATTCAGACTTCTACTGGGGCAACTCCCTACAATCTCATGTACGGAATGGAAGCAATTTTGCCAGCCGAAGTCGAAATCCCTTCTTTACGCATTTTAATAGAAACCAAACTGGAGGAGGCTGAGTGGATTCAACAACGTCATGAGCAGTTGTCTTTAATTGATGAGAAAAGGTTAAATTCCATTTGTCATGGTCAATGTTATCAAAAGAGGGTAGCCCGTGCTTACAATAAGAAGGTCAGACCACGGATATTCACAGAAGGAGATAAAGTGTTGAAACACATTTTGCCAGTACAAGAGGAAgctaagtgtgagaacccgtaa